The following are from one region of the Quercus robur chromosome 1, dhQueRobu3.1, whole genome shotgun sequence genome:
- the LOC126730633 gene encoding 17.6 kDa class I heat shock protein 3-like codes for MSLIPSIFGGRRTNVFDPFSLDIWDPFDGLFTSVPETSSFANVRIDWKETPEAHVFKADLPGLKKEEVKVEVEEGRVLQISGERSKEQEEKNEKWHRVERSSGKFLRRFRLPQNAKMDEIKASMENGVLTVTVPKVEEKKPEVKPIEISG; via the coding sequence ATGTCTCTCATTCCTAGCATCTTTGGAGGCCGACGAACCAACGTGTTCGACCCATTTTCCCTCGACATATGGGACCCTTTTGATGGGCTTTTCACCTCGGTGCCTGAAACCTCTTCGTTTGCCAACGTGCGGATTGACTGGAAGGAGACCCCAGAGGCTCATGTTTTCAAAGCTGACCTTCCGGGGCTGAAGAAAGAGGAGGTGAAGGTTGAGGTTGAGGAAGGTAGAGTTCTTCAGATTAGTGGGGAGAGGAGCAAAGAGCAAGAGGAGAAGAATGAGAAGTGGCACCGTGTTGAAAGGAGCAGCGGCAAGTTCTTGAGGAGGTTTAGGCTGCCTCAAAATGCAAAGATGGATGAGATTAAGGCTAGCATGGAAAACGGGGTGCTCACTGTGACTGTGCCTaaggtggaggaaaagaagccTGAGGTCAAGCCCATTGAGATTTCAGGTTAA
- the LOC126730649 gene encoding uncharacterized protein LOC126730649, with the protein MATLNLKLLIDNNSNKVVFAEAGKEFVDFLFGCLQVPLGSIMGLLSKHDLVGLGSLSRVYESIENLDPSFLQSKASKDSLLRPKPSFSSNTHTPQLLLDFVPPTPSTPSFSSGQSSLAFGFAQPNAPSTEVKETGYVRDVVTYMVMDDLTVKPMSTISGVTLLTNLYVKDVSSLREKMVELDIKKGLELITASFDSTTVLTDFFIGSKRSQSFLDIWDPVDGFFNSSIAYAPAIAIETYANLPNLRIDWKETPEAHVFKADLPGLVKEEVKVEVEEGKILQISGERSKEQEEKKDKWYRVERSSGKFLRRFRLPKNARTDQVKASMENGVLTVFVPIEGVVKKPEVKTIEISG; encoded by the exons ATGGCGACATTAAACTTGAAACTTCTTATAGACAACAACTCTAATAAGGTAGTTTTTGCAGAGGCCGGAAAGGAATTTGTGGACTTCCTCTTTGGATGCCTACAGGTACCTCTTGGTTCCATAATGGGACTTCTTTCGAAACATGACCTGGTTGGGTTAGGGTCTTTGAGTAGAGTCTATGAGAGTATTGAAAACCTTGACCCCAGCTTTCTTCAATCAAAGGCAAGCAAGGACTCTCTCTTGAGGCCTAAACCATCCTTCTCATCAAACACTCATACCCCTCAATTGTTGCTGGACTTTGTACCACCAACACCAAGCACACCCTCATTCTCATCTGGACAATCAAGTCTTGCATTTGGGTTTGCTCAACCGAATGCTCCTAGTACTGAGGTGAAGGAGACAGGGTATGTCAGAGATGTGGTGACATATATGGTGATGGATGATCTGACGGTGAAACCAATGTCTACCATTTCTGGCGTTACCCTTCTCACTAATTTATATGTCAAAGATGTCAGTTCCCTAAGGGAGAAGATGGTCGAGCTTGACATAAAGAAG GGTTTGGAGCTGATAACGGCTTCATTCGACTCTACCACAGTCCTTACAGATTTTTTCATTGGGAGTAAG CGTTCTCAGTCATTTCTAGACATATGGGATCCCGTCGATGGCTTCTTCAACTCTAGCATTGCTTACGCCCCTGCCATAGCAATCGAAACCTATGCTAATTTACCCAACTTGCGAATTGATTGGAAGGAGACCCCAGAGGCTCATGTCTTCAAGGCGGACCTTCCGGGACTCGTAAAGGAGGAGGTGAAAGTTGAGGTTGAAGAAGgcaaaattcttcaaattagcGGAGAAAGGAGCAAAGAGCAAGAGGAGAAGAAAGATAAGTGGTATCGTGTAGAAAGAAGCAGTGGAAAGTTCCTTCGTAGGTTCAGGTTACCAAAAAATGCAAGGACTGATCAGGTTAAGGCTAGTATGGAGAATGGAGTTCTCACCGTGTTTGTTCCTATAGAGGGGGTTGTGAAGAAACCAGAGGTCAAGACCATTGAGATCTCTGGCTGA
- the LOC126730665 gene encoding palmitoyltransferase AKR1-like isoform X7: MAQIKSRDQRKPLEWWKLIGRCTVSCISVLLSQFALSLVPRFFSASPLIIQLILSAVLCLMDIAFNGAITMLIIGLCSIISSNPGLVTYGSSDELVESSVAEVEAHNRILEPSASVLCHECPTEGSVLGRRVRYCRICKGYIKGFDHHCPAFGNCIGQNNHVLFMVLLVGFLSTEASYVACSSQFAAKSQIVDKTRLETSLSGNLAISTMLFSIFQLLWQAVFMTWHIYCICFNIRTDEWINWKKYPEFQDVVHSQQGTKNTDLLPKTRDDRGFINANRDSISRRENNSEADSSYEQNSGSLTDPAMVVLRDSIANSIWGDNN, from the exons ATGGCACAAATTAAATCACGTGATCAGAGAAAGCCGTTGGAGTGGTGGAAGCTGATTGGTCGGTGTACAGTGTCATGTATCAGTGTCTTGCTTTCTCAATTTGCTCTCTCTTTGGTCCCTCGCTTCTTCTCTGCTTCCCCACTTATCATCCAACTCATTCTCTcag CTGTATTATGTCTAATGGATATTGCATTTAACGGAGCAATCACCATGCTCATCATTGGGCTGTGTAG TATCATTTCAAGCAATCCTGGTTTGGTAACATATGGGTCTTCAGATGAACTTGTTGAAAGTTCAGTTGCTGAAGTTGAAGCTCATAATCGG ATACTGGAGCCATCGGCAAGTGTCTTATGTCATGAATGCCCAACTGAA GGTTCTGTTTTGGGCAGGAGGGTAAGATATTGCAGAATCTGCAAGGGATACATAAAGGGATTCGATCACCACTGTCCTGCTTTTGGGAACTGCATAG GCCAAAACAATCATGTCCTCTTCATGGTTCTTTTAGTTGGATTTCTTTCTACTGAAGCTTCTTACGTAGCATGTTCGTCCCAAT TTGCCGCAAAATCCCAGATTGTAGATAAAACCAGATTGGAG ACTAGTCTGTCTGGAAATCTGGCCATTAGCACAATGCTGTTCTCCATTTTCCAATTGCTATGGCAG GCAGTGTTTATGACGTGGCATATATATTGTATATGTTTCAACATCAGAACAGATGAATGG ATAAACTGGAAGAAGTATCCAGAGTTCCAAGATGTTGTTCATTCTCAACAAG GTACCAAAAACACTGATCTGCTACCAAAAACCAG GGATGATAGGGGCTTCATAAACGCCAATCGAGATTCAATTTCtagaagagaaaataatagTGAAGCAGATAGCAGTTATGAGCAGAATTCAGGATCTTTAACAGACCCTGCGATGGTGGTTCTTCGTGATTCCATTGCTAATTCCATTTGGGGGGATAATAATTAG
- the LOC126730665 gene encoding uncharacterized protein LOC126730665 isoform X2, protein MAQIKSRDQRKPLEWWKLIGRCTVSCISVLLSQFALSLVPRFFSASPLIIQLILSALVLLVVVGLGRCSKRLLGVSGSASAFVFFNILFIWAVYLAVLRPAVLCLMDIAFNGAITMLIIGLCSIISSNPGLVTYGSSDELVESSVAEVEAHNRILEPSASVLCHECPTEGSVLGRRVRYCRICKGYIKGFDHHCPAFGNCIGQNNHVLFMVLLVGFLSTEASYVACSSQFAAKSQIVDKTRLETSLSGNLAISTMLFSIFQLLWQINWKKYPEFQDVVHSQQGTKNTDLLPKTRDDRGFINANRDSISRRENNSEADSSYEQNSGSLTDPAMVVLRDSIANSIWGDNN, encoded by the exons ATGGCACAAATTAAATCACGTGATCAGAGAAAGCCGTTGGAGTGGTGGAAGCTGATTGGTCGGTGTACAGTGTCATGTATCAGTGTCTTGCTTTCTCAATTTGCTCTCTCTTTGGTCCCTCGCTTCTTCTCTGCTTCCCCACTTATCATCCAACTCATTCTCTcag CTCTGGTGTTGTTagtggttgtgggtttggggAGATGTAGTAAAAGGCTTCTTGGAGTTTCTGGGTCAGCTTCggcttttgttttcttcaataTACTCTTCATTTGGGCTGTTTATTTAGCTGTTCTTAGACCAg CTGTATTATGTCTAATGGATATTGCATTTAACGGAGCAATCACCATGCTCATCATTGGGCTGTGTAG TATCATTTCAAGCAATCCTGGTTTGGTAACATATGGGTCTTCAGATGAACTTGTTGAAAGTTCAGTTGCTGAAGTTGAAGCTCATAATCGG ATACTGGAGCCATCGGCAAGTGTCTTATGTCATGAATGCCCAACTGAA GGTTCTGTTTTGGGCAGGAGGGTAAGATATTGCAGAATCTGCAAGGGATACATAAAGGGATTCGATCACCACTGTCCTGCTTTTGGGAACTGCATAG GCCAAAACAATCATGTCCTCTTCATGGTTCTTTTAGTTGGATTTCTTTCTACTGAAGCTTCTTACGTAGCATGTTCGTCCCAAT TTGCCGCAAAATCCCAGATTGTAGATAAAACCAGATTGGAG ACTAGTCTGTCTGGAAATCTGGCCATTAGCACAATGCTGTTCTCCATTTTCCAATTGCTATGGCAG ATAAACTGGAAGAAGTATCCAGAGTTCCAAGATGTTGTTCATTCTCAACAAG GTACCAAAAACACTGATCTGCTACCAAAAACCAG GGATGATAGGGGCTTCATAAACGCCAATCGAGATTCAATTTCtagaagagaaaataatagTGAAGCAGATAGCAGTTATGAGCAGAATTCAGGATCTTTAACAGACCCTGCGATGGTGGTTCTTCGTGATTCCATTGCTAATTCCATTTGGGGGGATAATAATTAG
- the LOC126730665 gene encoding palmitoyltransferase AKR1-like isoform X1 — translation MAQIKSRDQRKPLEWWKLIGRCTVSCISVLLSQFALSLVPRFFSASPLIIQLILSALVLLVVVGLGRCSKRLLGVSGSASAFVFFNILFIWAVYLAVLRPAVLCLMDIAFNGAITMLIIGLCSIISSNPGLVTYGSSDELVESSVAEVEAHNRILEPSASVLCHECPTEGSVLGRRVRYCRICKGYIKGFDHHCPAFGNCIGQNNHVLFMVLLVGFLSTEASYVACSSQFAAKSQIVDKTRLETSLSGNLAISTMLFSIFQLLWQAVFMTWHIYCICFNIRTDEWINWKKYPEFQDVVHSQQGTKNTDLLPKTRDDRGFINANRDSISRRENNSEADSSYEQNSGSLTDPAMVVLRDSIANSIWGDNN, via the exons ATGGCACAAATTAAATCACGTGATCAGAGAAAGCCGTTGGAGTGGTGGAAGCTGATTGGTCGGTGTACAGTGTCATGTATCAGTGTCTTGCTTTCTCAATTTGCTCTCTCTTTGGTCCCTCGCTTCTTCTCTGCTTCCCCACTTATCATCCAACTCATTCTCTcag CTCTGGTGTTGTTagtggttgtgggtttggggAGATGTAGTAAAAGGCTTCTTGGAGTTTCTGGGTCAGCTTCggcttttgttttcttcaataTACTCTTCATTTGGGCTGTTTATTTAGCTGTTCTTAGACCAg CTGTATTATGTCTAATGGATATTGCATTTAACGGAGCAATCACCATGCTCATCATTGGGCTGTGTAG TATCATTTCAAGCAATCCTGGTTTGGTAACATATGGGTCTTCAGATGAACTTGTTGAAAGTTCAGTTGCTGAAGTTGAAGCTCATAATCGG ATACTGGAGCCATCGGCAAGTGTCTTATGTCATGAATGCCCAACTGAA GGTTCTGTTTTGGGCAGGAGGGTAAGATATTGCAGAATCTGCAAGGGATACATAAAGGGATTCGATCACCACTGTCCTGCTTTTGGGAACTGCATAG GCCAAAACAATCATGTCCTCTTCATGGTTCTTTTAGTTGGATTTCTTTCTACTGAAGCTTCTTACGTAGCATGTTCGTCCCAAT TTGCCGCAAAATCCCAGATTGTAGATAAAACCAGATTGGAG ACTAGTCTGTCTGGAAATCTGGCCATTAGCACAATGCTGTTCTCCATTTTCCAATTGCTATGGCAG GCAGTGTTTATGACGTGGCATATATATTGTATATGTTTCAACATCAGAACAGATGAATGG ATAAACTGGAAGAAGTATCCAGAGTTCCAAGATGTTGTTCATTCTCAACAAG GTACCAAAAACACTGATCTGCTACCAAAAACCAG GGATGATAGGGGCTTCATAAACGCCAATCGAGATTCAATTTCtagaagagaaaataatagTGAAGCAGATAGCAGTTATGAGCAGAATTCAGGATCTTTAACAGACCCTGCGATGGTGGTTCTTCGTGATTCCATTGCTAATTCCATTTGGGGGGATAATAATTAG
- the LOC126730665 gene encoding palmitoyltransferase AKR1-like isoform X3 gives MAQIKSRDQRKPLEWWKLIGRCTVSCISVLLSQFALSLVPRFFSASPLIIQLILSALVLLVVVGLGRCSKRLLGVSGSASAFVFFNILFIWAVYLAVLRPAVLCLMDIAFNGAITMLIIGLCSIISSNPGLVTYGSSDELVESSVAEVEAHNRILEPSASVLCHECPTEGSVLGRRVRYCRICKGYIKGFDHHCPAFGNCIGQNNHVLFMVLLVGFLSTEASYVACSSQFAAKSQIVDKTRLETSLSGNLAISTMLFSIFQLLWQAVFMTWHIYCICFNIRTDEWINWKKYPEFQDVVHSQQELDVSDGWNKQGTESFAPACDEVPKTLICYQKPGMIGAS, from the exons ATGGCACAAATTAAATCACGTGATCAGAGAAAGCCGTTGGAGTGGTGGAAGCTGATTGGTCGGTGTACAGTGTCATGTATCAGTGTCTTGCTTTCTCAATTTGCTCTCTCTTTGGTCCCTCGCTTCTTCTCTGCTTCCCCACTTATCATCCAACTCATTCTCTcag CTCTGGTGTTGTTagtggttgtgggtttggggAGATGTAGTAAAAGGCTTCTTGGAGTTTCTGGGTCAGCTTCggcttttgttttcttcaataTACTCTTCATTTGGGCTGTTTATTTAGCTGTTCTTAGACCAg CTGTATTATGTCTAATGGATATTGCATTTAACGGAGCAATCACCATGCTCATCATTGGGCTGTGTAG TATCATTTCAAGCAATCCTGGTTTGGTAACATATGGGTCTTCAGATGAACTTGTTGAAAGTTCAGTTGCTGAAGTTGAAGCTCATAATCGG ATACTGGAGCCATCGGCAAGTGTCTTATGTCATGAATGCCCAACTGAA GGTTCTGTTTTGGGCAGGAGGGTAAGATATTGCAGAATCTGCAAGGGATACATAAAGGGATTCGATCACCACTGTCCTGCTTTTGGGAACTGCATAG GCCAAAACAATCATGTCCTCTTCATGGTTCTTTTAGTTGGATTTCTTTCTACTGAAGCTTCTTACGTAGCATGTTCGTCCCAAT TTGCCGCAAAATCCCAGATTGTAGATAAAACCAGATTGGAG ACTAGTCTGTCTGGAAATCTGGCCATTAGCACAATGCTGTTCTCCATTTTCCAATTGCTATGGCAG GCAGTGTTTATGACGTGGCATATATATTGTATATGTTTCAACATCAGAACAGATGAATGG ATAAACTGGAAGAAGTATCCAGAGTTCCAAGATGTTGTTCATTCTCAACAAG AATTGGATGTTTCAGATGGGTGGAATAAACAAGGAACCGAGTCTTTTGCTCCTGCCTGTGATGAA GTACCAAAAACACTGATCTGCTACCAAAAACCAG GGATGATAGGGGCTTCATAA
- the LOC126730873 gene encoding uncharacterized protein LOC126730873 isoform X2 yields MYASEPNTNTKSSKTITLNLLVDNSSNKVVYAEARKEFVDFLFGLLQIPLGSIMGLLWNHGMASGSGSLSKVYESIQNLDPCYVQPNLTKDSLLRPNPAFSSATYTPQLLLNFVPPNQMTSTEAQKTSNCAFVSTSSYFTSPPPFCPAFSISQDTVGRSPFSFGYSQEKVVAQHKETGYVRGAVVYMVMDDLMVKPMSTVSSISLLNDLNIKDISSLQEKEVEVDMKKTYGIHLMDSSPPALMSTSLPQQETPLLLPPFKKTRVARGKSRRK; encoded by the exons ATGTACGCATCAGAACCCAATACCAATACCAAGAGCAGCAAAACTATAACCTTGAACCTTCTTGTAGACAACAGCTCTAACAAGGTGGTGTATGCAGAAGCCAGGAAGGAATTTGTGGACTTCCTCTTTGGACTTCTACAGATACCTCTTGGTTCCATAATGGGACTTCTTTGGAATCATGGCATGGCTTCAGGGTCAGGGTCTTTGAGTAAAGTCTATGAGAGTATCCAAAACCTTGACCCTTGCTATGTTCAACCAAACCTAACCAAGGATTCTCTCTTGAGGCCTAACCCAGCCTTCTCATCAGCCACTTATACCCCTCAGTTGTTGCTGAACTTTGTACCACCAAACCAAATGACCAGCACTGAAGCACAAAAAACATCTAATTGTGCATTTGTTTCAACCTCTTCCTACTTTACCTCTCCACCTCCATTCTGTCCTGCTTTCTCAATATCACAAGATACGGTTGGGCGAAGCCCGTTTTCATTTGGTTACTCTCAGGAAAAAGTGGTGGCTCAACACAAGGAGACAGGGTATGTTAGAGGTGCGGTGGTATATATGGTGATGGATGATCTAATGGTGAAACCCATGTCAACCGTTTCTAGCATTTCGCTTCTAAACGATTTAAACATCAAAGATATTAGTTCCCTCCAGGAGAAGGAGGTTGAGGTTGACATGAAGAAG ACATATGGGATCCATTTGATGGATTCTTCACCTCCAGCATTAATGTCCACATCCCTGCCTCAGCAGGAGACACCTCTGCTTTTGCCACCTTTCAAAAAGACTAGGGTAGCTAGAGGAAAAAGTAGGAGGAAATGA
- the LOC126730873 gene encoding uncharacterized protein LOC126730873 isoform X1 → MYASEPNTNTKSSKTITLNLLVDNSSNKVVYAEARKEFVDFLFGLLQIPLGSIMGLLWNHGMASGSGSLSKVYESIQNLDPCYVQPNLTKDSLLRPNPAFSSATYTPQLLLNFVPPNQMTSTEAQKTSNCAFVSTSSYFTSPPPFCPAFSISQDTVGRSPFSFGYSQEKVVAQHKETGYVRGAVVYMVMDDLMVKPMSTVSSISLLNDLNIKDISSLQEKEVEVDMKKGLELVRASFDSTTVLTDVFLGNKTYGIHLMDSSPPALMSTSLPQQETPLLLPPFKKTRVARGKSRRK, encoded by the exons ATGTACGCATCAGAACCCAATACCAATACCAAGAGCAGCAAAACTATAACCTTGAACCTTCTTGTAGACAACAGCTCTAACAAGGTGGTGTATGCAGAAGCCAGGAAGGAATTTGTGGACTTCCTCTTTGGACTTCTACAGATACCTCTTGGTTCCATAATGGGACTTCTTTGGAATCATGGCATGGCTTCAGGGTCAGGGTCTTTGAGTAAAGTCTATGAGAGTATCCAAAACCTTGACCCTTGCTATGTTCAACCAAACCTAACCAAGGATTCTCTCTTGAGGCCTAACCCAGCCTTCTCATCAGCCACTTATACCCCTCAGTTGTTGCTGAACTTTGTACCACCAAACCAAATGACCAGCACTGAAGCACAAAAAACATCTAATTGTGCATTTGTTTCAACCTCTTCCTACTTTACCTCTCCACCTCCATTCTGTCCTGCTTTCTCAATATCACAAGATACGGTTGGGCGAAGCCCGTTTTCATTTGGTTACTCTCAGGAAAAAGTGGTGGCTCAACACAAGGAGACAGGGTATGTTAGAGGTGCGGTGGTATATATGGTGATGGATGATCTAATGGTGAAACCCATGTCAACCGTTTCTAGCATTTCGCTTCTAAACGATTTAAACATCAAAGATATTAGTTCCCTCCAGGAGAAGGAGGTTGAGGTTGACATGAAGAAG GGCTTGGAGCTGGTAAGGGCTTCATTTGACTCTACCACAGTTCTTACAGATGTTTTCCTTGGGAATAAG ACATATGGGATCCATTTGATGGATTCTTCACCTCCAGCATTAATGTCCACATCCCTGCCTCAGCAGGAGACACCTCTGCTTTTGCCACCTTTCAAAAAGACTAGGGTAGCTAGAGGAAAAAGTAGGAGGAAATGA